In Gemmatimonadaceae bacterium, one DNA window encodes the following:
- a CDS encoding GTPase domain-containing protein codes for MSLVNYATREITCKIVYYGPGRSGKTTNLHYIHGQVPNDRKGQMVSLATQTDRTLFFDFLPIDLGTISGFTTRFQLYTVPGQVYYQTTRKLVLQGADGVVFVADSQARQLAENIESFQDLHANLAEQGVDLRTMPMVIQYNKRDLPEELIMGIPELEDAINFRGVPSFGADALHGPGVFETLRGISEQVLRKLSGREEG; via the coding sequence GTGAGTTTGGTCAACTACGCCACGCGTGAGATCACGTGCAAGATCGTCTACTACGGGCCGGGCCGGTCCGGGAAGACGACGAACCTGCACTACATCCACGGGCAGGTGCCGAACGACCGCAAGGGCCAGATGGTGTCGCTGGCGACGCAGACGGACCGCACGCTGTTCTTCGACTTCCTGCCGATCGACCTCGGGACCATTTCCGGATTTACGACGCGTTTCCAGCTCTACACGGTGCCCGGTCAGGTCTACTACCAGACCACGCGCAAGCTGGTGCTGCAAGGCGCCGACGGCGTGGTGTTCGTGGCCGACTCGCAGGCGCGGCAGCTGGCCGAGAACATCGAGAGCTTCCAGGACCTGCACGCGAACCTCGCGGAGCAGGGCGTGGACCTGCGCACGATGCCGATGGTGATCCAGTACAACAAGCGCGACCTGCCCGAGGAGTTGATCATGGGCATCCCCGAGTTGGAGGATGCGATCAACTTCCGCGGCGTGCCGTCGTTCGGGGCCGATGCGTTGCACGGCCCGGGCGTGTTCGAGACGTTGCGCGGCATCTCCGAGCAGGTCCTGCGGAAGCTCAGCGGGCGCGAGGAGGGCTGA
- a CDS encoding tetratricopeptide repeat protein, whose protein sequence is MAIKGSLKEASLPDVLQLLSMGKKSGCLSVTHRSNFGSIYFDKGRISYASIVNRRDRLGDILVKSAVLSQEKLDEAIELQGKARGKRLGEILVDAGMLTRDQLNAQMRVQIEEAVYFLFTWAEGTFNFESDIAPEEQDFLVAINPESLLLEGARRVDEWSLIEKKIPSFDIVFELDRRKLAESAPQLTQEQQALLPLIDGRRDVAALVDESGQVEFEVGKALFGLATAGYLHRVGRSKAPEDVAADVRVEEHRNLGIAFFRAGMLDEAVREFRRVTELRPDDVGARFQLGLAHLRLGKWHEALTHLEVASRQRMARPAVWVNMAIALERLGRDAEAQSALLGALDRGGQDEPRVHLSLGTLALRSGDFAAAEAHFQRARPLYGSGGPSAVWFHDAALASALAGELERTVALLEEGTAAHPRAAVLHNNLAVALESLGRADAAERALQRGLQEDPGLAQLHRNLGDLRLAAGDGPAALEAYQLAVRHQESLGPEVWSRIGVLRERQGDKEGALAAFDHALALDPSHAEARARQTALRPG, encoded by the coding sequence GTGGCCATCAAGGGCTCCCTCAAGGAAGCGTCCCTGCCGGACGTGCTGCAGCTGCTCTCGATGGGAAAGAAGAGCGGCTGCCTGTCGGTGACACACCGCAGCAACTTCGGTTCGATCTACTTCGACAAGGGGCGCATCTCCTACGCGTCCATCGTGAACCGCCGCGACCGGCTGGGCGACATCCTCGTGAAGAGCGCTGTCCTCTCGCAGGAGAAGCTGGACGAGGCCATCGAGTTGCAGGGGAAGGCGCGCGGCAAGCGACTGGGCGAGATCCTCGTGGACGCGGGCATGCTCACGCGCGATCAGCTCAACGCGCAGATGCGCGTGCAGATCGAGGAGGCGGTCTACTTCCTTTTCACCTGGGCGGAAGGGACCTTCAACTTCGAGTCCGATATCGCGCCCGAGGAGCAGGACTTCCTCGTCGCCATCAATCCCGAGTCGCTGCTGCTCGAGGGCGCGCGCCGGGTGGACGAGTGGAGCCTGATCGAGAAGAAGATCCCCTCCTTCGACATCGTGTTCGAGTTGGACCGTCGCAAGCTGGCCGAGAGCGCGCCGCAGCTCACGCAGGAACAGCAGGCGCTGCTGCCCTTGATTGACGGCCGCCGCGATGTGGCCGCGCTGGTGGACGAGTCCGGACAGGTGGAGTTCGAGGTGGGCAAGGCGCTGTTCGGCTTGGCGACGGCGGGCTACCTGCACCGCGTCGGTCGCTCGAAGGCGCCCGAGGATGTTGCCGCCGATGTGCGCGTCGAGGAGCACCGCAATCTTGGCATCGCCTTCTTCCGCGCCGGCATGCTGGACGAGGCCGTGCGCGAGTTCCGCCGGGTCACGGAGCTTCGGCCCGACGATGTGGGGGCGCGCTTCCAGTTGGGATTGGCACACCTGCGACTGGGCAAGTGGCACGAGGCGCTGACGCACCTCGAGGTCGCCTCACGCCAGCGGATGGCGCGGCCGGCCGTCTGGGTGAACATGGCCATCGCGCTGGAACGGCTGGGCCGCGATGCGGAAGCGCAGTCGGCGTTGCTCGGCGCGCTGGACCGTGGCGGACAGGACGAGCCGCGCGTGCACCTCTCACTGGGTACGCTGGCACTGCGCAGCGGGGACTTCGCGGCCGCCGAGGCGCACTTCCAGCGGGCGCGTCCCCTGTATGGCAGTGGCGGGCCGTCGGCCGTGTGGTTCCACGATGCCGCCCTGGCCTCGGCGCTTGCCGGCGAGTTGGAACGCACTGTGGCCCTGTTGGAAGAGGGCACGGCGGCGCACCCGCGTGCGGCCGTGCTGCACAACAACCTGGCCGTCGCGCTGGAGTCGCTGGGGCGTGCCGACGCGGCGGAGCGGGCGCTGCAGCGCGGATTGCAGGAAGATCCGGGACTCGCGCAGTTGCATCGCAACCTTGGTGACCTCCGGCTCGCGGCGGGTGACGGGCCGGCGGCGCTCGAGGCGTACCAACTGGCCGTGCGCCACCAGGAATCCCTGGGGCCGGAGGTGTGGTCGCGCATCGGTGTGCTGCGCGAGCGGCAGGGCGACAAGGAAGGCGCGCTGGCGGCCTTTGACCACGCGCTGGCGCTGGACCCCTCGCATGCGGAGGCCCGCGCGCGCCAGACGGCCCTGCGGCCTGGGTGA
- a CDS encoding DUF4388 domain-containing protein has protein sequence MAIEGPLRELGIHDVFQLLDLSRKTGTLTVQSALRDNEGVVHFENGKVISASIRSNPHRIGDLLVRSGRLTDDDLARVREAQAAGDRRRFGEILVGMGMVTAREMERQMRLQIEAVVFELMAWSEGSFRFDEGLSEAVLREASVPIGTETLLMEGARRIDEWSRIADRVPNLGVIPDLAPGDMDHPALLDLLPHEWRVLASIDGDTDLRSIAATVSMSEFDVARIVYGLVSTGVVLLRQPKRESQALPLPQERREPSVTPRGVMPSALLRGAEAFRRGALADGIAFWSAFVEAAPTYPGVPALREGIVAATKLLETLDREVPRER, from the coding sequence AGCTGCTGGACCTCAGCCGGAAGACGGGCACGCTCACCGTGCAGTCCGCGCTGCGCGACAACGAGGGCGTGGTGCACTTCGAGAACGGCAAGGTGATCTCGGCGTCCATCCGCTCGAACCCGCACCGCATCGGCGACCTGCTCGTGCGTTCGGGGCGACTCACCGACGACGACCTGGCGCGCGTGCGCGAGGCGCAGGCGGCGGGCGACCGCCGACGCTTCGGTGAGATCCTCGTCGGCATGGGGATGGTGACGGCGCGCGAGATGGAGCGGCAGATGCGCCTGCAGATCGAGGCCGTGGTCTTCGAGCTGATGGCCTGGTCCGAAGGCAGTTTCCGTTTCGACGAGGGTTTGAGCGAAGCGGTGCTGCGTGAGGCGTCGGTGCCGATCGGCACGGAGACGCTGCTGATGGAAGGCGCGCGACGCATCGACGAGTGGTCGCGGATCGCCGACCGCGTGCCCAATCTCGGCGTGATCCCCGATCTCGCGCCGGGGGACATGGACCACCCGGCGCTGCTCGACCTCCTGCCGCACGAGTGGCGGGTACTCGCCAGCATCGACGGCGACACCGACCTGCGGAGCATCGCGGCCACGGTCTCGATGAGTGAGTTCGACGTGGCGCGCATCGTGTACGGGCTGGTGAGCACCGGCGTGGTGCTGCTGCGGCAGCCGAAGCGCGAAAGCCAGGCGCTGCCGCTGCCCCAGGAACGGCGTGAACCTTCGGTCACACCGCGCGGCGTGATGCCCTCGGCGCTGCTGCGCGGGGCGGAGGCGTTCCGTCGAGGCGCGTTGGCGGATGGCATTGCGTTCTGGAGCGCCTTCGTCGAGGCCGCACCGACGTATCCGGGCGTGCCGGCGCTGCGCGAAGGCATCGTGGCGGCGACCAAGCTGTTGGAGACGCTGGACCGCGAGGTGCCTCGTGAGCGCTGA
- a CDS encoding ATP-binding protein yields MRLDPRYTFERLVVGAGNRLAAAAVRAVAEAPGTTYNPLFIYGGSGLGKTHLITAAAHLLRQLQPGAEILALTMDEFSEQFHAAVGAGETSAFGHRLGNVDLLLLDDLQFLTGRREMQAELLRLFTVMQDADRQILCASDRPPSDITDVDERLISRLSGGLVVDVGLPEYEARVAILRSAVVERQLSVPDVAIEALAKRGVASVRELHGLLNQWVAQETMGGRPRRPTLTPRPGSIDALRPTGEFLSFLTDVAAVVQEQVESWQVRLREVVAYWKGEGYRTAVLERALALPKEPDVAGLIKTYVAAVEHLRALEAEATEVDRALGGHEVFRDPERLAEAEELVEKALAGDMPPSGPNPALVRDAFDAGASNQLALHAADGVIESPATRYNPLLLTGPSGVGKTHLVHGIANALQQLHGTNVACVHAQALVDELIAAIQQGSVERWRARYRNVGALCVDDVQFLAGKERTQDEFFFVFNALIEDGKQIVLSSDRPPAEIADLAARLRSRFEGGLIAPIEAPDRPLRDKLGTRFLAALGRPASPELLDAICAPELRSVRELIGIVNRLHAAAESAGVALDAEFARRELGLAAADVAAAAPAGAAAQADDRTFLDREKAVWEWADLAGRVVEELR; encoded by the coding sequence ATGCGTCTCGATCCGCGCTACACGTTCGAGCGGTTGGTGGTCGGGGCGGGGAACCGCCTCGCCGCGGCCGCCGTGCGTGCGGTGGCGGAGGCGCCGGGCACCACGTACAACCCGCTGTTCATCTACGGCGGCTCGGGGCTTGGCAAGACGCACCTCATCACCGCAGCGGCGCACCTGCTGCGCCAGTTGCAGCCGGGCGCGGAGATCCTCGCGCTCACGATGGACGAGTTCTCGGAGCAGTTCCACGCGGCCGTCGGTGCGGGCGAGACCTCGGCCTTCGGGCACCGGCTGGGGAACGTGGACCTGCTGCTGCTCGATGACCTGCAGTTCCTCACCGGGCGCCGCGAGATGCAGGCCGAGCTGCTGCGCCTGTTCACGGTGATGCAGGACGCCGATCGCCAGATCCTCTGCGCCAGCGATCGTCCGCCGTCGGACATCACGGATGTCGACGAGCGCCTGATCTCTCGGCTGTCGGGCGGACTGGTCGTGGACGTCGGCCTGCCCGAGTACGAGGCGCGGGTGGCGATCCTGCGCTCGGCGGTCGTCGAGCGGCAGCTGAGCGTGCCCGATGTGGCGATCGAGGCGCTGGCCAAGCGCGGCGTCGCCAGCGTGCGCGAACTGCACGGCCTGCTCAACCAGTGGGTCGCCCAGGAGACGATGGGCGGGCGACCCCGGCGTCCGACGCTGACGCCGCGTCCGGGCTCCATCGACGCGCTGCGCCCCACCGGCGAGTTCCTGAGTTTCCTCACGGATGTCGCGGCGGTGGTGCAGGAGCAAGTCGAGTCCTGGCAGGTGCGGCTGCGCGAGGTGGTCGCGTACTGGAAGGGCGAGGGCTATCGCACGGCGGTGCTCGAGCGCGCACTCGCCCTGCCGAAGGAGCCGGACGTTGCGGGCCTGATCAAGACTTACGTGGCGGCGGTGGAGCACCTGCGTGCGCTGGAAGCCGAGGCCACCGAGGTCGACCGCGCGCTGGGCGGACACGAAGTCTTCCGCGATCCGGAGCGATTGGCGGAGGCGGAGGAGCTGGTGGAGAAGGCACTGGCCGGCGACATGCCGCCCAGCGGCCCGAACCCGGCCCTCGTGCGCGACGCCTTTGACGCGGGTGCGTCGAACCAACTCGCGCTGCACGCGGCGGACGGCGTCATCGAGTCGCCGGCCACGCGCTATAACCCGCTGCTGCTCACGGGGCCCAGCGGTGTGGGCAAGACCCATCTCGTGCACGGCATCGCGAATGCGCTGCAGCAGCTGCACGGCACGAACGTGGCCTGCGTGCACGCACAGGCCCTGGTAGACGAGTTGATCGCGGCCATCCAGCAGGGCAGCGTGGAGCGCTGGCGCGCTCGCTACCGGAATGTCGGCGCGCTCTGCGTCGATGACGTGCAGTTCCTTGCCGGCAAGGAGCGCACGCAGGACGAGTTCTTCTTCGTCTTCAACGCGTTGATTGAGGACGGCAAGCAGATCGTCCTCTCCAGCGACCGGCCGCCGGCGGAGATTGCGGACCTCGCCGCGCGGCTGCGCTCGCGCTTCGAAGGCGGACTCATCGCGCCGATCGAGGCGCCGGACCGGCCGCTGCGCGACAAGCTGGGCACGCGGTTCCTCGCGGCGCTGGGGCGCCCCGCCTCGCCGGAGTTGCTCGATGCCATCTGCGCGCCGGAACTGCGCAGTGTGCGCGAGTTGATCGGCATCGTGAACCGGCTGCACGCGGCCGCCGAGTCGGCGGGTGTGGCCCTCGACGCGGAGTTCGCACGCCGCGAGCTCGGCCTCGCCGCCGCCGATGTCGCCGCGGCGGCGCCCGCGGGCGCGGCGGCACAGGCCGACGACCGCACCTTCCTCGACCGCGAGAAGGCCGTGTGGGAGTGGGCCGACCTCGCCGGCCGCGTCGTCGAGGAGCTGCGCTAA
- a CDS encoding tetratricopeptide repeat protein yields MADETLAAYKAKYAAIDARLESGVASGDRAAVKAEIIGLFKAVEAQVADLSQLKDDIKQLVEKWKAQEGTEAPQAPQFQGEKPVVHSDHIGASTFIEKGWSRLSLGDYEGAETALTKAIELSPGDPQSEALLGWAQMLQEKYDDALMNFQKVLMREPANALARINVGYICLKKRIFGEAIEHLSKAIRLDNDRKATLYAHFYLGLVYLEREMYEDAQTFFQKTLGLGPNLIEAYYELGRAQWFNDERAEALATWQKGFAANKFNPWGKKCAETLKLVEGGGELSRA; encoded by the coding sequence GTGGCTGACGAGACGTTGGCGGCATACAAGGCGAAGTACGCGGCAATCGACGCGCGGCTCGAGTCAGGAGTCGCGAGCGGCGATCGCGCGGCCGTGAAGGCCGAGATCATCGGCCTCTTCAAGGCCGTCGAGGCGCAGGTCGCCGACCTCAGCCAGCTCAAGGACGACATCAAGCAGTTGGTGGAGAAGTGGAAGGCGCAGGAGGGCACCGAGGCCCCGCAGGCACCGCAGTTCCAGGGCGAGAAGCCCGTCGTGCACAGCGATCACATCGGCGCGTCCACCTTCATTGAAAAGGGCTGGAGCCGGCTCTCGCTCGGTGACTACGAGGGCGCCGAGACCGCGCTGACCAAGGCCATCGAGCTCTCCCCCGGCGATCCGCAGAGCGAGGCACTGCTCGGCTGGGCGCAGATGCTGCAGGAGAAGTACGACGACGCGCTGATGAACTTCCAGAAGGTGCTGATGCGTGAGCCCGCCAACGCGCTGGCCCGCATCAACGTCGGCTACATCTGCCTGAAGAAGCGCATCTTCGGCGAGGCCATCGAACACCTGTCGAAGGCCATCCGCCTCGACAACGACCGCAAGGCGACGCTTTACGCGCACTTCTATTTGGGCCTCGTGTACCTCGAGCGCGAGATGTACGAGGATGCGCAGACGTTCTTCCAGAAGACGCTGGGCCTGGGCCCGAACCTGATCGAGGCCTACTACGAGTTGGGTCGCGCGCAGTGGTTCAACGACGAGCGCGCCGAGGCGCTGGCGACGTGGCAGAAGGGGTTCGCAGCCAACAAGTTCAATCCCTGGGGCAAGAAGTGCGCGGAGACGCTCAAGCTGGTCGAGGGCGGGGGAGAGTTGTCGCGCGCCTGA
- the cheB gene encoding chemotaxis-specific protein-glutamate methyltransferase CheB, with product MSSDPLRVLVVDDVALERVAVRGLVEGFKGFAVVGEAVDGLDAARLVHELAPDLVTLDVEMPGVDGLQALGYIMSEAPRPVVMLSGATTRGGEDLTIRALELGAVDFVRKPRPEDAHGWRDVGPRLEDALRAAVGANLGLPMLAREVSRPVRPRRAPQPADRVVAIAASTGGPRALAEVVPALRDDCGAAVLVVQHMPRGFTAGLARRLHARSSLDVREAQDGEPLLAGHAYVAPGGRHLRLVTDDAVIRLALSDGPPMHGVCPAADPTFEAAAKAFGARCVGVVLTGMGRDAAAGLAAIARRGGVAVVQDAATSVVHGMPAQARAAVPHATELPLDAIAARVNDALVGLGPTTLRTG from the coding sequence GTGTCCTCTGACCCGCTGCGCGTCCTGGTGGTGGACGACGTGGCCTTGGAGCGCGTGGCCGTACGCGGCTTGGTGGAGGGCTTCAAGGGATTTGCCGTCGTCGGCGAGGCCGTCGATGGCCTTGATGCCGCGCGCCTGGTGCACGAGCTGGCGCCAGACCTCGTGACGCTCGATGTGGAGATGCCTGGCGTGGATGGCCTGCAGGCACTGGGCTACATCATGAGCGAGGCGCCGCGTCCGGTGGTGATGCTCAGTGGTGCGACGACGCGTGGCGGGGAGGACCTCACGATCCGGGCGTTGGAGCTTGGCGCGGTGGACTTCGTGCGCAAGCCGCGCCCGGAGGACGCGCACGGCTGGCGCGACGTGGGCCCGCGCCTCGAGGATGCGCTGCGTGCGGCCGTGGGTGCGAACCTCGGCCTGCCGATGCTGGCCCGCGAGGTCTCGCGGCCCGTGCGGCCGCGCCGCGCGCCGCAGCCAGCGGATCGCGTGGTCGCGATTGCCGCCTCGACCGGGGGCCCCCGAGCGCTTGCCGAGGTCGTGCCGGCACTGCGCGACGACTGTGGCGCCGCAGTGCTCGTGGTGCAGCACATGCCGCGCGGGTTCACGGCCGGCTTGGCGCGGCGGCTGCACGCGCGGTCCTCGCTGGACGTGCGCGAGGCGCAGGATGGCGAGCCGTTGTTGGCAGGTCACGCCTACGTCGCGCCCGGCGGCCGGCATCTACGTCTCGTGACGGACGATGCCGTGATTCGCCTGGCCCTCAGCGACGGTCCACCGATGCACGGCGTCTGTCCGGCTGCAGATCCGACCTTCGAGGCCGCGGCGAAGGCATTCGGTGCGCGCTGCGTGGGCGTGGTGCTCACGGGGATGGGGCGTGACGCGGCGGCCGGGCTTGCCGCGATTGCGCGACGCGGAGGCGTCGCCGTGGTGCAGGACGCCGCGACGAGCGTGGTGCACGGGATGCCGGCGCAGGCGCGCGCGGCCGTTCCGCACGCGACGGAACTGCCCTTGGATGCCATTGCCGCGCGGGTGAACGACGCCCTCGTGGGGCTGGGTCCGACTACCTTACGTACTGGATGA
- a CDS encoding roadblock/LC7 domain-containing protein — MSGYAPMIATLTRHRGVTACLLVMEGDGILVDGTAQIGVDTSAFAALTASLYRKAAKAVEAAGFGSVGFCELEAEQGRVLAAGHNGLVLVVVAQSRVNVGLLRVDLLKAAGTL, encoded by the coding sequence GTGAGCGGCTACGCGCCGATGATTGCCACCCTCACGCGCCACCGCGGCGTGACGGCCTGCCTGCTCGTCATGGAGGGCGATGGCATCCTCGTGGATGGCACCGCGCAGATCGGCGTCGACACGTCGGCCTTCGCCGCGCTCACGGCGTCGCTGTATCGCAAGGCGGCCAAGGCGGTGGAGGCGGCAGGCTTTGGGTCCGTCGGCTTCTGCGAGCTCGAGGCCGAGCAGGGTCGCGTGCTCGCTGCGGGGCACAACGGCTTGGTCTTGGTGGTCGTCGCGCAGAGCCGAGTGAACGTCGGACTGCTGCGCGTGGACCTGCTGAAGGCGGCGGGCACGCTGTGA
- a CDS encoding protein-glutamate O-methyltransferase CheR yields the protein MTGPDDELAAFRALLGEIERSAGLACTNYKDGCLRRRIAVRMRASGSADFTAYTALLRREPAELERLVATLTINVTRLYRDAPVWDLLAERVLPAMWAMERAALTVWSAGCASGEEAYTLAALLHRHAERVGAADRLRGAAVIGTDIDADSLRAAAAGRFVPEALVEVPVALRNRYFGAEPPHAATAELRSLVRFERRDLLLETPPARAMQLITCRNVLIYVERQAQEPVLQRFHDALVPGGFLVLGKVETMLGPARALFEVVDQRQRIFRKRAAA from the coding sequence ATGACGGGCCCTGACGACGAGCTGGCAGCCTTTCGTGCGCTGCTCGGCGAGATCGAGCGCAGCGCCGGTCTGGCCTGCACCAACTACAAGGATGGCTGCCTGCGGCGCCGCATTGCGGTGCGGATGCGCGCGTCGGGCTCGGCAGACTTCACGGCCTACACCGCGTTGCTGCGCCGCGAGCCGGCCGAGTTGGAGCGCTTGGTGGCGACGCTCACGATCAATGTCACGCGGCTCTACCGCGACGCCCCGGTGTGGGACCTGCTGGCGGAGCGCGTGCTGCCGGCGATGTGGGCGATGGAGCGCGCCGCGCTGACGGTGTGGAGCGCCGGCTGCGCCAGCGGCGAGGAGGCCTACACGCTGGCAGCCCTGCTACATCGGCACGCGGAGCGCGTGGGCGCGGCGGATCGCCTCCGCGGGGCGGCGGTCATCGGCACCGACATCGACGCGGACTCGCTGCGCGCTGCCGCGGCAGGGCGCTTCGTGCCGGAGGCGTTGGTCGAGGTTCCCGTGGCGTTGCGCAACCGATACTTCGGCGCGGAGCCGCCGCACGCGGCGACGGCGGAGCTGCGGTCCTTGGTACGCTTCGAGCGTCGCGACCTGCTGCTCGAGACGCCGCCGGCGCGCGCGATGCAGTTGATCACCTGCCGCAACGTGCTGATCTACGTGGAGCGGCAGGCACAGGAGCCCGTGCTGCAGCGCTTCCACGACGCCTTGGTGCCCGGGGGCTTCCTGGTCCTTGGCAAGGTCGAGACCATGCTCGGCCCCGCACGCGCGTTGTTCGAGGTGGTGGATCAGCGGCAGCGCATCTTCAGAAAGCGGGCGGCCGCGTGA
- a CDS encoding tetratricopeptide repeat protein, producing the protein MSEELAQDPSSLVFLPLAEALLARGELANAARVARRGADRHPQRPDAHDVLARVALQQGDPAAAERAWRSALRLAPQFGPAHRGLGFLCYEQERWYEAEEHLAAARVATPGDPAIERAWEALQVAWTEATSAPDPGPPPARASQPSAPVPVPPPEPEPRDPYAPSPRRSLEAAAQLFVDSLDGTPQVALLLDADGLVNAGHYVTRSGEDLGSVIGAHLSGVSDEATRAMRHFGLGRWTRILLESEAATVVMAPTGDGVTLVAAPRDLPLGFVRRTLEQCATVARRWLEGA; encoded by the coding sequence ATGAGCGAGGAACTGGCACAGGATCCCTCCAGCCTGGTGTTCCTTCCGCTGGCGGAGGCGTTGTTGGCGCGCGGGGAACTAGCGAATGCCGCGCGCGTGGCGCGCCGCGGGGCCGACCGGCACCCGCAGCGCCCCGATGCGCACGACGTGTTGGCGCGCGTCGCACTGCAGCAGGGCGATCCGGCCGCGGCGGAGCGGGCCTGGCGGTCGGCGCTGCGGTTGGCGCCGCAGTTCGGGCCGGCGCACCGCGGGCTCGGATTCCTCTGCTACGAGCAGGAGCGCTGGTACGAAGCGGAGGAACACCTGGCCGCCGCTCGCGTCGCCACGCCGGGCGACCCCGCCATCGAGCGCGCCTGGGAGGCACTCCAGGTGGCGTGGACGGAAGCCACCTCGGCGCCGGATCCCGGGCCGCCGCCGGCGCGCGCCTCACAACCGTCGGCGCCGGTGCCGGTCCCACCGCCGGAGCCGGAGCCCCGCGACCCCTACGCTCCCTCCCCACGACGCTCGCTCGAGGCGGCCGCCCAACTCTTCGTGGACAGCCTTGACGGCACCCCCCAGGTCGCACTGCTGCTCGATGCCGACGGGCTCGTGAACGCCGGCCACTATGTGACCCGCAGTGGGGAGGACCTCGGATCGGTCATCGGCGCGCACCTCTCCGGGGTGAGCGACGAAGCCACGCGCGCGATGCGGCATTTCGGATTGGGGCGGTGGACCCGCATTCTGCTCGAAAGCGAGGCAGCCACCGTGGTCATGGCGCCGACCGGCGACGGCGTCACGCTGGTGGCTGCGCCGCGCGACCTCCCGCTCGGCTTCGTGCGGCGTACGCTCGAACAGTGTGCCACGGTTGCGCGCCGTTGGCTGGAGGGCGCGTGA